In the Ciconia boyciana chromosome 25, ASM3463844v1, whole genome shotgun sequence genome, AACCAGTAAATAATGGCCATTTGTACAATGATTGATTTTACAAAAGCTGACTTATTGAGTGCTTTTAACATATTGGGGTCAGGTTATCTGTGCCAACCCAAAATTCAGATATGAGGCTTACCACAGTGTGGCATGTAGATATGGACTTGAGTCATGAAGAAAAGTTCTGTCAAGTGTTTCCCACACCTCCAGCAAGGTATAAAAGTTGAAGGTCTCTGGGATTTTCTTGCATTCTTACTTTCTGCAGCCTCTTGTTCctacctgaaaggaaaatgaacgGATTTGTGAGTATATCCATTTTTGTTGAACTTATAATATAAAAagttccttatttttaaaaacaaaaggataGAGAAGATGATGCTCAAGTAAGTGGTACAGTACTGGGACTAATATGATCTGTGTATTGTTTCTTTGGGTTCTTCAGTGGGAAACTTGCATTTCTTGGGTGTACAGTAATCCCCTTGGAGTCAGTGGAAGCATCATTTGAGCAGAGAGTGCAGAACTTGATTACAATTCAGAAAGGGGATTTAGTTATGAATTAATAATTATGGTTGTAGAGGCAAATCAAGAAGTAACATGGCATCACGGAGagacttttgaaaaatacaaaaaatgtaatgggtaatttattattctgctttttcagttacAGGCAAAAGAGCCTAATAGCAAGAATTTTACAATGAAGACTTGTAATTGTTTCAACTAATACGTGTTAAGTGGGTAATTTTTCAAACTGATGCTACAGGTGCTTCCCTCGATTCATGAACTGGGTTTTTTATGGCACTGCCTGGTGTTTCTGTTGAGTGAGAGAGAATGCTTATTCCTTTTACAGGCTGCAGTTCTCGTTTTGCTGGGAGTCTTTTGGACTCAGACTTCTGCATTGGACGTGAGTAGACTGATGAGCCTTCTAGTACATGTACTCACTTAAAATGTATTCGATCCCTGGGCAGGGGGCAAATATAAtaggaagaaaagcacaggaGAGACTAACAAGATGCTTATTGCCAAGTGTagagaaaaatagcatttgcCAAAGGTGACAATCATATAAGCCAAAGAGGCAGTTCTGTGGAGGTGCATAGTAACAAGAAATATGGGAGGGCATAGGTCCCCTTCGCTCAAGCTAAAATTTGGAGACCGTTGCAGTCTCCTGCCAGTCCCTGCTGCCACACATAATAACTGGGAGGCCCCATGTTGTTTTTCCTTAGCCTGCAGTGAGGGCCTGTCCCCTCCTTTCTCACCCTGACGCACTCTTGCGTAATTAATCTCCACCTCAAGGGCCTCCTGAGACTGCTAGAGGGTTGTTAAGGGATTTAGTATTTACATAAAGCAATCATACTTGTTTCTTTGAGAGAAAGCATTTGTTTATATTGCACCTTTTAAAGGTGCAAGCCAGATGATGAACaatgattttgtgttttttacCAAAGACCTTTGTCCTGCAAGATCCTGATGATGACTATGTCACTGGAACTATGACTGTCCACAATGAGCACCAAATTGCTGAAGTTCATGTCCGTTCTGGCTTGTACTCCTCTGATAGCATTTTTGACTACTCGCACGTAAGTAAATCTAAGAATCTGCCTAGACTTAATCTCTGAGGAAGTTTATAaactcagaaattattttcgTGTATTCTCACCGTAAGTTGTCCTGAAACACTGTTTCTTTGAAGACTCCCGTCACCTTTCCTCCTCTTAGGCCACCTCTTTGTTTCACCCATATGATGGTGCAGTTTAAAAGACTTGTCATGAAACCTGTGGTGGCAGTTCATGAAAGTGAGAAGAATGTTACTGACCTCAATGAGGTCAGAGTTGAGAATGAGCCGCCATCACTCATGTATAGCAAGTGCAGCAGAAGTCTGTCAGAAAAGATGCTTCTGCTCTTACGGACAGACATTAGCGTGGGCAGGCTGCTTCCATTCCCCAAAGGTGACAGTGTAAATGCAGAGTCATTCCACACTAGTAGCCTGTGTAGCCACTTCGTGTTTCTTCTAGATTGTCCTAAAGAGTATCAACTAATATTAGTGGTagccatttttaattaattaactataatttcttttttaatcacaggGGTATGTTGCAACAAGGTTACTTTCACGAAGAGCCTGCTTTATCATGAAAATCAATAGGAAATACATCCCAAACCTGCAAGATATGGGACGCCTGGCTTTTGAGAGAAAGGTGACTTTGTAGCGAAACCTATACTGTATACAAGAAAGGCTACTGTATGAGAGTTGTGTGATGTGATGGGAGCCCTCCATTCTGCCTTTAAGAACAGCTGTTCTTAGCAATGTCTTTTACTGTGTTAGCAATGATGAAGCACATCTGACAACATGGAACTTCAAGGGAATATCATATAGAACATTATTTTAAGATAATGAGCAATCATGGCCCACCCTGCGGTTTTATAGTGGATTGTCATTGTGACTAGTACTGTAAGATCCTGTGTCCTTGGAAGTAGTGTAATTTGGCTGGTTTGGGGTTATTGCAGTATGAGTTTGGCtaggcttttcctttttttattgtcttgcTGATATTTTGATCTTGACATAACTTGAAATAACTTTGTTTGCAGAACAGACTTTAGAAATCGATTTTACTTTGACCAGACTTTGACTTTCTTATTCAGGCAAAGGTTTCATGAAGGTGACTGGAAGTATTGCCTGGAGATGAACTTGAGCCCTGGCCCATTTTATGACAGCCTAAGAGTAGTGCATTTACAGCAAAACTTACTGCCAGTTAACATAACTTATTGTGATAGTAATACAGCTCAATTTTGCTATGTTGACAGAACTAGTATCCAGTGAACTTTGTTTCTGAATagattgaaaatatttattttctttaaaagcatgtaTCTTCTTTAACTAATGCTTTGTGTGAGGCAAAGGAAGGTGACTTTAGATTTGGGGATTTTCTCAAAGGGTGTCCTAGTAGAATGAAACCAAAGCTACATTACTGATGATGTCTAACATGTTCATTTtagactatgaagaaaatgtacTCTCCAAATAATGTGTGGGTACAGTTTCGACCTGGCCATTCCATGCTTGGGACTACGAATAACTGGCTTCTCTATGGTAAACCCATTGAACAACTCTGCAGAGGTCTGCCTGTCTACGAGCTTGCAGAGGCTCAACGTAAGTTGCAAGATCAGAACATTATGCTTCTGTTACAGTGCGTAAGCACCTTTCTATCCTTAAGTCCACGTGGTACCTTTGAGGCAGGAACATACTCCCCTGTTTTAGAGAGGAGGAGTAAACTACCTAGCAGGATTGAAAGGGTAAGGCTCTGGgatgctttggaaaaatctgGTAAAGCACTGCGTTTCATCATTAGGCATCTAAATATCTGGAACAACTGTTCCAAAGTGGTTTGCCTGGTGTCAAAGGAAGCCACTGTGTAGCAGCTATACCCGACTTACTCCTCAATGATACAATGGTCCCACAAGGCATCTACTGTATGCCAGCATGCTACCTGTTGTATGTGGGTTATGGAAAAGGAGGAGCACAAAGGTGATTTAAAGCCATATGGACATTTCCTCCCTTTGAGTTACACCATCAAAGTTTTACACAGTATCCATTAAGAACAACAGGAGCCTCCAGTAGGACTGTAATTGAGGATTTGAAATTTGTGTATTtaacagaattttctttgctgGATACAGGGATCTTGTCACAGAtaatatcttcattttcttgtttcttttagcACTACCCAATGCCGATCACTGTGCCAATGCAGGTGTTCCAAGCATTTTGAACCTGAAAATTTGTGAACAAGATGATTAGGCTGGATCTTCACAATTCTGCTGCATGGAAACAGCTTGTTTCTTTGCATGCTTTTGTGATGGTAGCCATGTTCTCCAACTGGACCAAACTCGTTGTTAGACTCAACTTACCTATCCAAAGCTTTAAGTGCAACAAACCTATGATATATAAATAAAGATAATGCAGTAATTAcaatgctttgtctttttttttcttcatccaaaagcagaacagaaataaagggGGCCTTGCTAGTTTTCCTACTGAAGGGATACATTTCCCTTTGGTGCATTCCCATGCTCAGGCTGCAACATGACCTAGGCATTGCTACATGCTTCACACCAATGAAGAAACAGTAACAGAATAGTTTTTTCCTGTGGAGAACTTCCCTTTGGCATCAGCCCCCAGCCTCTTCAGGTGCTGACTCACCTGATATATGattgctggagggagggagaaaagagatgAATGGATAGATAACGGGAGGGAACAGATCTATGTTACCAACACTTGCAAAGAAGCTTGAATTCTGCAAGGCCAGTGAAAATTTGTAGCAATTGTCATAGGTGCGATGGGTCAGAGAGCTTTTTGTTCTGGGCATTTTTCAAACCCGGATAGAGGAGACTGTCCCAATCCTAAAAAGTGTGTAACCCAGAATAAAAGTATCCTTTTGCAGAATGCCAGTGTAAAAAGAGCTGTGACCACTTGCTGACTGCCCCGAGTATGCTGGAGAGTATTTTGTGTCAGGAGCTGATTAAAATACAAGATGAGGCAGCATtggtgctgcctgcctgcctgcctgctcttctGGTAGATCTCAGTGAATGGTTGAATTCACACATCCTTTCCATCAGTGCTTGGAAGGAGTATGTATTTTGGGGCTGAAGACTAAATGTTTACTGTTTATTGGAGCCTTGAATGGCTGCCAGAGGGCAAAGCAATCCTTTGGAGACCAGGAAACTGGCCCCAGGTCTGCAACTTGTTATTTTCAAATCAGACTCCTGGTCAAACCATCtgctatttattaaaagaacattttatcaTATGGTGAAACTGTTATTTTAGATTAATTGTATTCACAACAGGCTGCAGGTTCTTGGTGATCCAAAGAATGTTTCTGGAGAGTCAAACTTTGGTAATTAGATCCAGGAAtacttgtgtgtgtctgcaaGATACAGGATGGCCTGTTTAGTGGTATTTTGGAGTGGACCTCACTGATGGGAAGTGAAACTAAGGAGTTGTAGTTGTGATGTTCTCGGCTGATGCATGGGGGATGcgaaacacctcaaagcactCTTTGAGAGCGCTGCTCAGCAAGAGTACTCACGTGGGTTGTGACTTTCAAAGCTTTGTGGTTGCAGTATCCAGAGAGGCTGTTGTTTCAAGACCTTCAAAACTCAGTCCAAAGCCCTAATCTAGTTTCCAAGTGACAACTGTCATATTTCAACCCTTTCCATGTGTATTCTTCTGTTAGACGGCATGGAAGTTATGACaagcccctcccctcccacagTCAGCTAAAATCTTCATCTTCAAAATCTAGAGAATAACTGCCTTTATTATCTCAGGCTTTATATATCTTTTGGATTATTTCTTTAGGGATGCTGACCTGACGTTGACTATCCAGTGAAAGTTTGAAGACCAGAGATTGAAGTAGATCCCAAAGGAACAAACTGGTAGAGCTTCCAGAGAGACAGACTAGATGTATGAACAAAGCTGAGTCTTATTATTCTAAGATGTATTACttaattcaaagttattttaaataattagtCAATGTAATCTGGGTTTCTGTCTAATTGCAGTGTAGATGAATCTAAACCTTTACTGTGTGTGCAGTGTAATAATGGTCCTTTGACACTCTCATTTTGTTGCTACTAGTTTAATCAGAATTAGTTACTTTAAAGCAACCCTCTGCGTACtacattaatttattaatgGAACAGTGTTCTGAGACGTAAGTGAGACCTGAATAAAACAACAGAGTGGTTATGCATGGTAATAAAAGATGCAGGGCTAAACTCTTCTATTGACCCAGGGATAAAGATCATTACTTATGTGAAGAGAGTCCTATTCTCCTCTCCCCGAGTTGCTTACAGATCATGAGGAGTGTTCTCAATGGACAAAATAAGGGGTGCATTGCTGCCTTGATACTATCAATGGGAAACTGAAGCACAATCAACTCTGTATGGGTTGACTGCTATCATGGAAATTGTCCGTGGCCAAGCCCAATCCAGCTATTCAGTCTTCACTgatgggttaaaaaaaagtccctttctGTGGCTTGactgaatttcatttaaattataaCCATATTTTAAGCacgaggtgcttagggacatggtatagtggtggtcttggtagtgttaggtttacagttggactcgatgatcttaaaggtcttttccaacctatacgattctgtgattctgtgatatttgaggttttacattttttgtttagaaagtaTTGCATATATATCTAAAAGCTTACCAATAAGCTTTTAGTGTTTACTGCCAACTAATTTTGAAGGGAGTGTTACAAGCTTGGTAGATTTGCCCTCAATACTAGAGCAAATACTTCTACAAAGAGCTCTCAAACAAGCCTCAATACCTTATTATctgtcatttaattttgtttgagCTAGGGAGGTAGTGTTTCTGACCTTCATGTACTCAAACATGGCAGAAGATTGtttctagcttttctttttgttcacaATCTCATTGCATCAGTCAGACCTGTTAgcaatatatttgcattttgactGCTGTGTTTATTGTTTGATTGATAATGCTTCAGCTATCCATCTACTCCTGCAGCACCTCCAATGCCAGGGTGCACAGCTTAGAGGAAACTGTTCTGGACGGAGCACCCTGGAGGCAAAGCTGTTGTGACGTTCCTGTACCTTTTGGGGTGCAACtcacaacaaagagaaaaggaagcacaGGAAGAATCACATACCATATGAGCCATATGCCTGCAGTCTCTTTccccctgtttttcagaggatGGTCTGTTTTCACATGAGCAGATGGATGGGCATGTTACAGCTCTGAATTTACAGACCTTGAGCCTAGGCCTGTTGGTATCACCAACATATCACTGATTTCAAAGATCATGCTAGAAATGGctgcagaacaaaagaaatttattctgaatttagTAACTAACTACAGGACAAACAGGAATGTACACCCAGCCCtgaacaaaagcagagaaaaggatgtATGCAGGAGAAagaattttgatattttatctATTTGATACTGTAGTTGGCCAGTGctatttccttctttgctgACTATGCCACAGTTTACCATGTGTTTTATGTACATGTCCTAGACCAcaattaatctctttttcttatCTTGCAAGGTGATGGATGTTATTACTGGACTACAGGGAAAGAccaaagaagtaaaaagcagcaacaacaggTAAAGTCCCTGAAGGTATGGTCCATCTCTTGCCTTAAATAACCATagtctgaaaatgttttcaaccTTTAAGTCCATAGCCTGTCAGCAAAGGGTCTGGACCGAATGTTCACGATCTGAAGGAAATATATAGCTTTCCTTTATGAATTCACTTAGTGTTCTTATATAATATGTGTTCTTATATAATATGAAGTATCTGCTGTCACAGAGCTTGTTAGGTGTCAGTAGCTTTATGGATCATCTGTCGGTAAGGTTCTTTTTACATTGTGATCCATGAGATTTCCCACTGGAATGGATGgaaaattcccactgacttccACGGGAGGGACCCACAGAGGATCGCAGCCACTTCCTAAGTAGAGAGCAGCCAGTGACCGTTCTCAGAAACAATGGGAGAGTTATGTTCACAGTCAGCAAAGCAGAGTGCTTATCCTAATAACAACTGCCTATGGTTAATGTGCAGAGTGGATTGTCTATGAGGCTTATTAGCCTTAAGGGTAAGATTAACACCTTGAAAATAGCACAGGCAACTGGCATATCTGCATCAGGagaggggcagggctgtggtgATCCTACCAGGACTGGAATCCAGATCTatcacaaaaatgaagaaaggagcCAGTGCATAAGCTTAGATCCTAAAGACATATTGACAGAAAGAGTCGAGAGGGGGAGAGAGTATCAGGATGTGACTCTTATTATCTTGAAAGTTACCTGATCTTTCCCAGACCTTCTCTCCATCAAAGTAACATGCATGTTTTGGAAGTTTATCTAGCTTCTCAGCTAGGCTTGGTCTATAAAAGACGGGGAATTTGTTTTATGTGGAAGAGAGCACATTGGGAGTGTGTCTGGGTGTGCCTGAGTGAGCAGACgtttaaaagacgtttggatgaggtgcttagggattTGAAAGGTGCTTTTggatttaaaagatgtttggatgaggtgcttagggacatggtgtagtggtggtcttggtagtgttaggtttacggttggactcgatgatcttaaaggtcttttccaacctctacgatactgtgattctgtgaatatcTATGCATGTCCATTGGCAGCTTTTGTAagttaaaacaatatttatCCCAGGCTGGTATATCAGAATAATGCTGATTATTTGCTcccagcttttttaaaaagcctgaaagGTGTTTAAAGGCATGCCTGGAATCCAAGCAATGGTATCATTGGATGCACACTGACAGGCAGCTAAAATATGTCAAGCATTTGGGGAGGGCAGAATTAGCACACATTCCAGTCacatctccagctctgctgcaattAACCTTTCTTGATCCTTATACATATCAGTGGGCAGGAAGCCTCTATGGTCCCTCACTGCCAAGGACACCAATTTATCTAGTCACCTGTGCTGCGCATCAATCCAAGATCTTTTTACCACTGAACCCATTCCACTGAGAagctcccaccaccacctccccaaaTTTCCCAGTGTACAAGACTATTTACCAAGGTCAAGGTATGACACCTTTGCCAGTTGTgatcattttaaaatcagagatTAACCCAGAAACTCTTACCCTGGTGAGCAATAccatttaaatgaaagagaCTGCTTAAATTAGGAGGAGTGGCagattttcatatattttgtcTGACATGTGAAAACAAGTTTTCCAGTTTGTGTCAAGTAATGAAAAGGGACAGCTACTAACATTAGCAAATTTTCCCTTATAGGATAGAATTTCCActagcagagaaaaacaaactggaGAACCAAGCCCactatttgaaacaaaaattctaTAGTCTGGGCTGGCAAGCCGAAGATGTGAATGAGTGTCCTTCATTTGCTAGGTCTTCCCACCCTTTTTGTACTAACAGTGCATagtcttgaggaaaaaaaaaaatctcttaatttTAGAAGACAAAAACTTGCCTCTTGTGTGTGTCTCTATAACCACTAACTGCTCAGGAGCAAATTGCTGTGGTCGAGCACTGAACAACGTGGCAAGATCCAtgtgcaagaagaaaagaggatgcATCCCAGAAAAGGGAAAGTACGTGCTCAATTTGAATCAAGGTGCCTAACTTTAAATACTCAGATCTTAAATTATTGTCCAGAGAGGAGGTGAGCTGGGTTTTGCACGAttacttgtttaaaataagtaaatgtcTTCACCAGTGAGCCATCCCAGATTTTTCCAGAGCATATAATCCAATCCTGGTGGTACAGGTTGGCTTTCTACTTGAGCTAAGAACGGAGTGCGATTTCGATTGACCACTAGATGGCAAATTGTTCCAGTAACCTCAACAGTTATGTTTTTCTTACTGCAATCTGAATCCAGCGTTGTAATTAAGTGAGATCTTGCTGTCATTAGTAAAAACACTGATTAGGAGCAAAGCATAAcgtatataaaataaaatgaatccCTGTCAACCTGAGACCTATTCCCCAGGAAGTAAAAGCTGAGTCAGAATGCAGAGGATTAGAATTCTTTCAGATTTCCAAACCAGTGGGATATTGGTTTTCATGTGTAATTATGCCCCATTTGGTGACTAACTGAACTCTTTTTCGATCCCTtaatatttttgatttttttctctttagcatGTATATATATTCCATTATCTAATGAGGCATTGCATTTGCACGAGGTTTATTAATCAAAGATTTCAAAGCATTCTAGAAACATAAGTAGCAAAGATTCACAGGATCTAATATGAATGAGtgaaatcttttctctttcagaaaaggGATGCAACAACGGACGAAAGATAAATTGACAAATGCCAATCTCACACTGACCATGAGCACAGGTAAGGGGGGGAAGCCCCAACACTCCTGCATTCTTATCTCCCTCTCCTTATCACAACTCTATTGCCACCCACTGAAATCTAACCAGCCTCATCTGTCTCTGCCCCTGCCAATCCTGCTTAGCTGGGCTCCTCTCTCAGACGTGAATAACCCACAGAGGAATTACGTGCTCTTGGCTCGTTGTTTGGTTTAGTGTTTTTTTTGGGGGACCAGGGGAGAAAGGGGGCTGGCAGTCTGGCTGGAGTTTTGTAGCCAGGTCTCTGTTCTTTGCAGGCAGGTCCTGCTGTTCTTAGCACTCATCGTGGTCACATCCTCTGCTGGTTTTAGCATCTCTCTTCCTATTCTGCAAgttcttttctttgctctttctctcaGCTCACTAAGAAGCAGCCAGACTCATGTGACTTGGCAGTTCccactttatttaattttctgaggGTGTACATTTTCTGAGAGGAAGGTGATTCAGACCTATTGAATGGGgtcctcaagttgcaccagCCATTTCTTTTTGGATAGAAAAGCGGATGTAGCATCAAGCAGACCCTTTTGTGGCTATGCTCAGAGTGGAGAAACcatccttaaaaaaatcactttgtaaTTGCTGGTACTAGGATGAGAGCTGATGTAGGAATATAAAGGAGGGTAGAGGGGTAAAGCAATACAATGAGTTTTTTCTGAGGAGGTTCATGTAATTCAGATAGCTTCCAGGACAGCCCAGACTACAAAGGCAGCTAAGGCCTTTATCTGTTTGCAGGCTGTAAATCCTGCCTGGCAGTTCCCAGGTAGGACACAGCACATCCACCCTTCCCATACATATCATGATAGTCACGatgccagctgctggggagtttcccctttctcctgctgGCACCACTGTACAGATGGTCACGTAAGGATtgttaagcatttaaaaatatgtttaaattgaGACATAAGGGCGTTAAGGCTTGAGGCAACAGTGGTAGCCAGTAACCTTTTCCATCCCCTGTGATAGGAAGCAGAGGCTGTTTTCACCTAAAGAAGCTCCCTGATTCAGAAATTTGCCCTGAGCACACTGGGAGGTGTTTGACAGCAGCACATTAAGCAATGTCCCTGGGTGCAATATACTGAGAGCTGAGCCAGGGCACTCTGCCACTCATTCCAGATAAGTCGAGCCCTTTAACACCAGGGACTGCGAGGGGCTTGTTCCATGCTCTCAATGAGATAAGCTGCCATCCGCGCTTCACAAGACACTCCTATCTGCCAAGCCGCTCTGAGAAAAACTGGGAGATGTGCAGTATGATTTAAAGCACGTTACAGACTCACCCAAGCTACAATCCTAAACGTGGGGGTCTCGTTAATTAAAAGTGAGGAACTACCAGAGGGGTGAGATCCTTCAGATAGGGGAGTGTTTATGCATAGCTTACAGGTGTTAAACAGCTGTCAAGGAGATAACCACAACACAACAAGAATGATAGAGCTGGCAGTACTAGAGTCTAAAATGTGGGAGATAGATTGATTAAAAATTCTccaattaaaatgtattttcatgatTCTGAGTCTCACAAGTGTTAATACAGTATAAATAGTACCCAAGAGAGAGTAGTCCCTGTATGCATATGCTACCACTAAAATGGTCTCAAACTGATGACAGCTAATCAGAAAACAATCTGTGTATCAATGACGTAAGTTTCCCAGCTGTAAAGATGTTTGCATAGAGCTATTACCTATGGACTCTCATTTTCCCTGCCcgttgttatttcttttttttaaagctgccaAGATAAAGTCACATTTTTGATGTGCTAGTTAAATTTGGAGAACAATTAGTCCCTCAGTTTGTTGGTCTTGGATATATGCAAGACTTTTTCAGGTGAGGAGAATTCTGCAGTTGCCTTGTGAAGTGAGCTATTAACAGCATTTGATCAAA is a window encoding:
- the GKN2 gene encoding gastrokine-2, encoding MPGKNSIGVGFVQQLPSICTWFKKARIFIRTQLSDFKRSQCLQKAAVLVLLGVFWTQTSALDTFVLQDPDDDYVTGTMTVHNEHQIAEVHVRSGLYSSDSIFDYSHGYVATRLLSRRACFIMKINRKYIPNLQDMGRLAFERKTMKKMYSPNNVWVQFRPGHSMLGTTNNWLLYGKPIEQLCRGLPVYELAEAQPLPNADHCANAGVPSILNLKICEQDD